The following are encoded together in the Deltaproteobacteria bacterium genome:
- a CDS encoding hydantoinase/oxoprolinase family protein, which translates to MSRYLVASDAGGTMTDVIVVDEQGRFVIGKAPTTRYDESIGYMESLDDALTYWGKSLAKDGREFCPNVETAIYTGTAMLNTLINLDGLKTGLLVTRGFEDLIVQGRGRQSFIGLDWSEITHMQYRKHAAPLVPRKLTRGVTERIDMFGAPVIPIYEHEVRQGVRELLDEGIEALAIVFLYSFVNPAHELRAQAIAEEIIKEAGRNVYLAVSSQVAPVQREISRANATVVQAYATQPARRQFLTVESKLADYGYSRSLKTVLCYGGVTNIRYPRLFETMMSGPVGGLMGAHYLGQNRGIENIVCSDMGGTSFDAGAITAGILPMEREPAFMQMYVNVPMLDIRSIGAGTGTYIRIDPTTNRIKLGPDSAGGTPGPVFQETGNETPTIGDCDMLLGVINPDYYLGGRVKVNKDKSLRIFKEKVSGPLGLDPYVAAEQCVNLINIMMREHLVRSLMLGYDIRDYVLLGYGGAGPMHLCGYAAEYPWKGVATAPHAAAFSAWGGACMDYAHRRHKSVSAVIPPAASADAKMQAARIIDGAWRELEEELLKELLNEGFDRNLISVRQIAYIRYYGQLEDVEVESPVPRLDAPERVDQLVARFEEVFAKMFTLAGKPPMPTYLTTEVAVVAQVDTLKPKVVKYDLEGKKPSKKAQKAIRPVFQKGQWHDARIYEMDDLRPGNEVAGLAVIEAPNTTLFVPPDWRVKIDEYNIYWLTQGGRKR; encoded by the coding sequence ATGAGCCGATATCTGGTGGCGTCCGATGCGGGCGGAACCATGACCGACGTGATCGTCGTCGACGAGCAGGGGCGCTTTGTCATCGGCAAGGCGCCGACCACCCGCTACGACGAGAGCATTGGCTACATGGAATCGCTCGACGACGCCCTGACGTACTGGGGGAAGTCGCTGGCGAAAGACGGCCGGGAATTCTGTCCGAATGTCGAGACCGCCATCTACACCGGCACGGCGATGCTCAACACCTTGATCAACCTTGATGGGCTCAAAACCGGGCTGCTGGTGACGCGCGGCTTCGAGGACCTGATCGTGCAAGGCCGCGGCCGGCAGAGCTTCATCGGCCTCGATTGGTCCGAGATCACCCACATGCAGTACCGCAAGCACGCGGCCCCGCTGGTGCCGCGCAAGCTCACCCGCGGCGTCACCGAACGCATCGACATGTTCGGCGCGCCGGTGATCCCGATCTACGAGCACGAGGTGCGCCAGGGCGTGCGCGAGTTGCTCGACGAGGGCATCGAGGCGCTGGCGATCGTCTTCCTCTACTCCTTCGTTAACCCGGCGCACGAGCTGCGGGCGCAGGCAATCGCCGAGGAGATCATCAAAGAGGCCGGCCGCAACGTCTATCTCGCCGTCTCCAGCCAAGTGGCGCCGGTGCAACGCGAGATTTCCCGCGCCAACGCCACCGTCGTGCAGGCATACGCCACGCAGCCGGCGCGGCGACAGTTCCTGACCGTGGAATCGAAGCTCGCTGACTACGGCTACAGCCGGTCGTTGAAGACCGTGCTCTGCTACGGCGGCGTGACCAACATCCGCTACCCGCGCTTGTTCGAGACCATGATGTCCGGACCCGTCGGCGGCTTGATGGGCGCCCACTATCTCGGGCAGAACCGCGGCATCGAGAACATCGTCTGTTCGGACATGGGCGGCACCAGCTTCGATGCCGGCGCGATCACCGCGGGCATCTTGCCGATGGAACGCGAGCCCGCTTTCATGCAGATGTACGTGAACGTGCCGATGCTCGACATTCGCTCGATCGGCGCCGGCACCGGCACCTACATCCGCATCGACCCGACCACCAACCGCATCAAGCTCGGCCCCGACAGCGCCGGCGGCACGCCCGGCCCCGTGTTCCAGGAAACCGGCAACGAGACGCCGACGATCGGCGATTGCGATATGCTGCTCGGCGTCATCAACCCCGATTACTATCTCGGCGGCCGCGTGAAGGTGAACAAGGACAAGTCGCTGCGGATCTTCAAGGAGAAGGTCTCCGGCCCGCTGGGGCTGGACCCGTACGTCGCCGCCGAACAATGTGTGAACCTGATCAACATCATGATGCGCGAGCACCTCGTGCGCTCGCTCATGCTCGGCTACGACATCCGCGACTACGTCCTGCTGGGCTACGGCGGCGCCGGCCCGATGCACTTGTGTGGTTACGCCGCCGAGTATCCCTGGAAGGGCGTCGCCACCGCGCCGCACGCGGCGGCGTTCTCGGCCTGGGGCGGCGCGTGCATGGACTACGCGCATCGCCGTCACAAGAGCGTGTCGGCAGTGATTCCGCCCGCGGCCAGTGCTGACGCCAAGATGCAGGCGGCCCGCATCATCGACGGGGCCTGGCGTGAACTCGAAGAGGAGTTGCTCAAAGAGCTGCTCAACGAAGGCTTCGACCGCAACCTGATCAGCGTCCGGCAGATCGCCTACATCCGCTACTACGGTCAGCTCGAAGACGTAGAAGTGGAATCGCCGGTGCCGCGGCTCGACGCGCCGGAGCGCGTTGACCAACTGGTGGCGCGTTTCGAGGAGGTCTTCGCTAAGATGTTTACGCTCGCCGGCAAACCGCCGATGCCGACGTACCTCACCACCGAGGTCGCCGTCGTGGCGCAGGTCGACACCCTCAAGCCGAAGGTCGTCAAGTACGACCTGGAAGGGAAGAAGCCGTCGAAGAAGGCGCAGAAAGCGATTCGTCCGGTCTTCCAGAAGGGCCAGTGGCACGATGCGCGGATCTACGAGATGGATGACCTGCGTCCGGGCAACGAAGTCGCCGGGCTCGCTGTCATCGAGGCGCCGAACACCACGTTGTTCGTACCGCCCGACTGGCGCGTGAAGATCGACGAGTACAACATTTACTGGCTGACGCAGGGAGGAAGGAAGCGATGA
- a CDS encoding TetR/AcrR family transcriptional regulator, producing the protein MGAAAGSIDHARIDGRKARRAGTRAAVVDALLDLLEDGELRPTGPRIAARAGVSLRSIFQHFTDIEALFAAAADRQTERIRALASPVTGQGPLSQRLAAFAAQRARIFEAITPVRRAALLMEPFSPEIARRLRQARAAARREIERVFAPELSPLPASEQSEVLAALDAASGFSTWYTLRAHQDLAPEPALRVMTRLLANLLSEER; encoded by the coding sequence ATGGGCGCAGCCGCCGGCAGTATTGACCATGCCCGCATTGACGGGCGCAAGGCGCGCCGGGCGGGCACGCGTGCCGCGGTCGTGGATGCCCTACTGGACTTACTCGAGGACGGCGAGCTGAGGCCGACCGGGCCGCGCATTGCCGCACGCGCCGGGGTGTCGCTGCGCTCGATCTTCCAGCACTTCACCGACATCGAGGCGTTGTTCGCTGCCGCCGCGGATCGGCAGACCGAGCGTATCCGTGCCCTCGCCAGCCCCGTCACGGGGCAGGGGCCACTGAGCCAGCGCCTCGCGGCCTTCGCCGCCCAACGCGCGCGGATCTTCGAGGCGATAACTCCGGTGCGGCGCGCGGCCCTGCTGATGGAACCCTTCTCGCCGGAAATAGCCCGGCGCTTGCGTCAGGCGCGCGCTGCCGCCAGACGCGAAATCGAGCGGGTGTTCGCACCCGAATTGAGCCCGCTGCCAGCCAGCGAGCAAAGCGAAGTACTTGCCGCCCTGGATGCCGCCAGCGGCTTCTCGACTTGGTACACGCTGCGCGCGCATCAGGATCTCGCCCCCGAGCCGGCGCTCCGGGTGATGACGCGCCTGCTCGCCAACCTCTTGTCGGAGGAACGATGA
- a CDS encoding haloalkane dehalogenase, producing MEYLRTPDERFGNLPGYPFTPHYLEADGLRIHYLDEGPGGAAPVLLLHGEPSWSYLYRRMIPVIVAAGHRVVAPDLVGFGRSDKPVRRGDYTYQRHVDWMRGVVEQLDLRRITLVCQDWGGLIGLRLAAEHEQRFAGIVAANTFLPTGDVSPGPAFLAWRQYSQETPEFHVGGIVRGGCVSDLAPEIIAAYDAPFPDDRYKAGARQFPTLVPATPDDPATEPNRRAWEVLSRWHKPFLTAFSDSDPITAGADVALRQAIPGAAGQPHTTIAGAGHFLQEDKGEDFARVIVAYLAAAS from the coding sequence ATGGAGTACCTGCGCACGCCCGACGAACGCTTCGGCAATTTACCCGGCTATCCCTTCACACCGCATTACCTCGAGGCCGACGGCTTGCGCATTCACTACCTCGATGAGGGCCCAGGCGGCGCCGCCCCGGTACTGTTGCTGCACGGCGAACCCTCGTGGTCATACCTCTATCGCCGGATGATCCCCGTCATCGTCGCCGCCGGCCACCGCGTGGTGGCGCCGGACCTGGTTGGCTTCGGCCGTTCGGACAAACCCGTCCGGCGCGGGGACTACACCTATCAGCGCCACGTCGACTGGATGCGCGGCGTCGTCGAGCAACTTGATCTGCGCCGCATCACGCTCGTGTGTCAGGACTGGGGCGGCCTGATCGGCCTGCGGCTGGCCGCCGAGCATGAGCAGCGCTTCGCAGGCATCGTGGCGGCCAATACCTTTCTGCCCACGGGCGATGTCTCCCCCGGACCGGCTTTCTTGGCGTGGCGGCAGTATTCGCAGGAAACGCCCGAGTTCCATGTCGGCGGCATAGTGCGCGGGGGCTGCGTCAGTGACCTCGCCCCGGAAATCATCGCGGCCTACGATGCCCCGTTCCCCGATGATCGCTACAAAGCCGGCGCCCGCCAGTTCCCGACGCTGGTGCCGGCCACGCCCGATGACCCTGCAACTGAACCCAATCGTCGCGCTTGGGAGGTGCTGAGCCGCTGGCATAAGCCGTTCCTGACCGCGTTCAGCGACTCCGATCCGATCACTGCCGGAGCTGACGTGGCCCTGCGACAAGCGATCCCCGGCGCTGCCGGCCAACCGCATACTACCATCGCCGGCGCCGGCCACTTCCTGCAAGAGGATAAAGGCGAGGACTTCGCGCGCGTGATCGTCGCCTACCTGGCGGCCGCCTCCTAG